The following proteins are co-located in the Rhodococcus opacus B4 genome:
- a CDS encoding electron transfer flavoprotein subunit alpha/FixB family protein, producing MAEVLVLVEHAEGALKKVSTELITAARALGEPAAVVTGPAGTADKLAEGLAAAGAAKIYVAESDDIEGYLVTPKVDVLASLVESAAPAAVITAASVEGKEVSGRLAARIGSGLLVDVVDVKSDGSAVHSIFGGAFTVDAKANGDVPVISVRPGAIEAKPEAGAGEKVSVEVPAQEEGAVKITSRDPIVGGDRPELTEATVVVSGGRGVGSADKFTVVEELADSLGAAVGASRAAVDSGYYPGQFQVGQTGKTVSPQLYIALGISGAIQHRAGMQTSKTIVAVNKDEEAPIFEIADYGIVGDLFNVAPQLTEAVKAHKG from the coding sequence ATGGCAGAAGTACTGGTGCTCGTCGAGCACGCAGAGGGTGCACTGAAGAAGGTCAGCACCGAACTCATCACCGCCGCACGCGCGCTCGGTGAGCCGGCCGCAGTGGTCACCGGTCCCGCCGGTACCGCGGACAAGCTGGCCGAGGGCCTCGCCGCCGCAGGCGCGGCCAAGATCTACGTCGCCGAGTCGGACGACATCGAGGGCTACCTGGTCACGCCGAAGGTCGACGTGCTCGCGTCGCTCGTCGAGTCGGCCGCCCCGGCCGCGGTCATCACCGCCGCCAGCGTCGAGGGCAAGGAGGTCTCCGGACGTCTTGCTGCCCGCATCGGCTCCGGCCTGCTCGTCGACGTCGTCGACGTGAAGTCCGACGGCAGTGCCGTGCACTCCATCTTCGGTGGCGCGTTCACCGTCGACGCCAAGGCCAACGGCGACGTCCCGGTCATCTCGGTCCGCCCGGGCGCCATCGAGGCGAAGCCCGAAGCCGGTGCAGGCGAGAAGGTTTCCGTCGAGGTTCCGGCCCAGGAAGAGGGTGCCGTCAAGATCACCTCGCGTGATCCGATCGTCGGTGGCGACCGCCCCGAGCTCACCGAGGCGACCGTCGTCGTCTCCGGTGGCCGCGGTGTCGGCAGCGCCGACAAGTTCACCGTCGTCGAGGAACTCGCCGATTCGCTCGGTGCCGCTGTCGGTGCCTCGCGTGCCGCGGTCGACTCGGGCTACTACCCGGGCCAGTTCCAGGTCGGTCAGACCGGTAAGACGGTCTCCCCGCAGCTGTACATCGCGCTCGGCATCTCCGGTGCCATCCAGCACCGCGCCGGTATGCAGACGTCGAAGACCATCGTCGCCGTGAACAAGGACGAGGAAGCCCCGATCTTCGAGATCGCGGACTACGGCATCGTCGGCGACCTGTTCAACGTCGCTCCGCAGCTCACCGAGGCCGTCAAGGCTCACAAGGGCTGA
- a CDS encoding GNAT family N-acetyltransferase gives MTTSSVLRAPSETADSVVTAPRYSLVVSSDREHRVAAQRLRYRVFASEPGFSVPAHADALDADRFDDFCDHLLVRHEETGEFVGCYRMLPPDAAAQAGGYYTATEFDISALDPVGNRIVEMGRACVDPDHRSGSVLSLMWAGILHYLQLTGYEWVMGCVSVPMREHPDAVAGSNVRGVRDLLLRKYGSDPASRAVPRNPVRVDGRSLDEIDPPARPVLPPLLRGYLRLGATVCGEPAHDPEFGVADFVALQGLHGANERYLDRLRSASATFEAGAQA, from the coding sequence ATGACAACTTCGTCTGTTCTCCGCGCACCGAGTGAGACCGCCGATTCTGTTGTAACCGCACCCAGGTATTCCCTGGTCGTCTCGTCCGATCGCGAGCATCGCGTGGCTGCTCAGCGGTTGCGGTACCGCGTGTTCGCCTCCGAACCCGGCTTCTCCGTCCCCGCGCACGCGGACGCCCTCGACGCCGACCGGTTCGACGACTTCTGCGACCACCTCCTCGTCCGGCACGAGGAGACCGGCGAGTTCGTCGGGTGCTACCGCATGCTTCCGCCCGACGCCGCCGCTCAGGCCGGCGGCTATTACACCGCCACCGAATTCGACATCTCGGCGCTCGACCCGGTCGGCAACCGCATCGTCGAGATGGGGCGGGCGTGCGTCGACCCCGATCACCGTTCCGGTTCGGTCCTGAGCCTGATGTGGGCCGGGATCCTCCACTACCTGCAGTTGACCGGATACGAGTGGGTCATGGGCTGCGTCTCCGTGCCGATGCGGGAGCACCCGGACGCGGTGGCCGGTTCGAACGTCCGCGGCGTGCGTGACCTGCTGCTCCGCAAGTACGGCAGCGACCCGGCTTCCCGGGCCGTGCCCAGGAACCCGGTGCGCGTCGACGGGCGGTCCCTCGACGAGATCGACCCGCCCGCCCGCCCGGTCCTGCCGCCGCTGCTCCGGGGATATCTGCGCCTCGGCGCCACGGTGTGCGGCGAGCCCGCGCACGATCCGGAATTCGGGGTCGCCGACTTCGTCGCCCTGCAGGGACTGCACGGCGCGAACGAGCGGTACCTCGACCGCCTGCGTTCGGCCTCGGCCACTTTCGAGGCGGGGGCGCAGGCATGA
- a CDS encoding lysophospholipid acyltransferase family protein, which produces MTAAVAETAPVPVHSWMPSSPCGAGCLPAEKNAVSIPTVVVRWCLVVSALATAPLLTAGWLLPRSWRTGLQRRYAAILLRCVGIRLVVVDHRGKRRHDGGLLVVAGHVSWTDVLVLSALAPANFVARGDLLDWPVLGSLARRMRVVPIERQSLRALPGTVATTAGRLRDGERVVAFPEGTTWCGRAYGRFRPALFQAAIDAECPVQPISLRYTGRGGELTTGPCFVGEETIGRSIRRIIRQKGVNAEVRLAPIEYPGECRRDLAARCERAARGDERIDLAAHDIVDPLQGAVGTAAAGIEAAERLVA; this is translated from the coding sequence ATGACCGCCGCCGTGGCGGAGACGGCGCCGGTGCCCGTGCATTCGTGGATGCCGTCGAGCCCGTGCGGCGCCGGGTGCCTGCCCGCGGAGAAAAATGCCGTGTCGATCCCGACCGTGGTCGTCCGGTGGTGCCTCGTGGTGTCGGCGCTCGCGACGGCGCCGCTCCTGACCGCGGGATGGTTGCTGCCGCGGTCGTGGCGGACCGGCCTGCAGCGTCGGTATGCGGCGATTCTGTTGCGCTGCGTGGGAATTCGGCTCGTCGTGGTCGATCATCGCGGAAAGCGGCGGCACGACGGCGGACTTCTGGTGGTGGCCGGCCACGTGTCCTGGACCGACGTGCTGGTGCTCAGTGCGCTCGCACCGGCGAACTTCGTCGCCCGCGGCGATCTGCTGGACTGGCCGGTTCTGGGCTCGCTGGCCCGGCGGATGCGGGTCGTTCCGATCGAACGGCAGAGCCTGCGGGCGCTCCCCGGCACGGTGGCCACGACGGCGGGCAGGCTGCGCGACGGCGAACGAGTCGTGGCGTTCCCGGAGGGCACCACGTGGTGTGGACGGGCGTACGGCAGATTCCGGCCCGCGCTGTTCCAGGCGGCGATCGACGCGGAATGCCCGGTCCAGCCGATCTCGCTGCGATACACCGGCCGGGGCGGGGAACTGACGACCGGGCCGTGCTTCGTGGGCGAGGAGACGATCGGCCGGTCGATCCGGCGCATCATCCGTCAGAAGGGCGTCAACGCCGAGGTCCGGCTGGCGCCGATCGAGTATCCCGGGGAGTGCCGCAGGGATCTGGCGGCCCGATGTGAACGCGCCGCACGAGGCGACGAACGCATCGATCTCGCTGCGCACGACATCGTCGATCCGCTGCAGGGCGCGGTCGGGACGGCGGCTGCGGGCATCGAGGCGGCGGAGCGTCTCGTCGCCTGA
- a CDS encoding cysteine desulfurase family protein — translation MTSARSADHPVYLDHAATTPMVPAAVRAMTDIFSTVGNASSLHGSGRAARRRIEEARESIAADLGARPSEVIFTSGGTESDNLAVKGIFWARRDADPGRVRILASAVEHHAVLDAVEWLEKHEGAQVTWLPVDELGRVSPQTLRDELAVHADETALVTIMWANNEVGTIMPITELAAVAAEFGVPTHSDAVQAVTHIPVDFAASGLSALSIAAHKVGGPQGVGALLLGRQVPCVPLLHGGGHERDLRSGTPDTAGVVGMAAALRDATANLDSRAAELSVLRDRLIERVGEIVPDAVLNGPAGSARLPGNAHFTFPGCEGDSLLMLLDAAGIECSTGSACTAGVARPSHVLTAMGVDSATARGSLRFSFGHTSTVADVDAVVAALPQVVERARAAGLAGVGARGGDR, via the coding sequence ATGACCTCTGCCCGCAGTGCCGATCACCCCGTCTACCTGGACCACGCAGCCACCACTCCCATGGTGCCGGCCGCCGTCCGGGCGATGACCGACATCTTCAGTACCGTGGGCAATGCGTCCTCGCTGCACGGTTCCGGGCGCGCCGCCCGCCGTCGCATCGAGGAGGCCCGCGAGTCCATCGCCGCCGACCTCGGCGCCAGGCCGTCCGAGGTCATCTTCACCTCCGGCGGCACCGAGAGCGACAACCTCGCGGTCAAGGGCATCTTCTGGGCGCGACGCGACGCCGACCCCGGCCGGGTGCGGATCCTGGCCAGTGCCGTCGAACACCATGCGGTGCTCGACGCGGTGGAGTGGCTCGAGAAGCACGAGGGCGCACAGGTCACGTGGCTGCCCGTCGACGAGCTGGGCCGGGTGTCGCCGCAGACGCTGCGCGACGAACTCGCCGTCCATGCCGACGAGACCGCGCTGGTCACGATCATGTGGGCCAACAACGAGGTCGGCACGATCATGCCGATCACCGAACTCGCCGCGGTGGCGGCCGAGTTCGGTGTGCCCACGCACAGCGACGCCGTCCAGGCCGTCACGCACATCCCCGTGGATTTCGCCGCGAGCGGACTGTCCGCGCTGAGCATCGCCGCGCACAAGGTCGGCGGACCGCAGGGCGTCGGTGCGCTCCTGCTGGGACGGCAGGTGCCGTGTGTGCCGCTGCTGCACGGCGGAGGGCACGAACGCGACCTGCGTTCGGGCACCCCGGACACCGCCGGTGTCGTCGGCATGGCGGCGGCGCTGCGCGACGCGACCGCGAACCTCGACTCCCGCGCCGCGGAACTGTCCGTGCTGCGCGACCGCCTCATCGAGCGCGTCGGCGAGATCGTTCCGGACGCCGTGCTGAACGGTCCGGCAGGCAGCGCGCGACTGCCGGGCAACGCCCACTTCACGTTCCCCGGCTGCGAGGGCGATTCGCTGCTGATGCTGCTCGACGCCGCCGGGATCGAGTGTTCGACCGGTTCGGCGTGTACCGCCGGTGTCGCCCGCCCGAGTCACGTCCTGACTGCGATGGGCGTGGATTCCGCGACCGCGCGCGGATCGTTGCGCTTCTCGTTCGGGCACACGTCGACGGTCGCGGACGTGGATGCAGTCGTCGCGGCACTGCCGCAAGTTGTGGAGCGGGCCCGCGCCGCCGGGCTCGCCGGTGTCGGAGCGCGTGGAGGGGATCGTTGA
- the mnmA gene encoding tRNA 2-thiouridine(34) synthase MnmA — protein MRVLAAMSGGVDSAVAAARAVAAGHDVVGVHLALSAEPGTLRTGSRGCCSKEDAGDARRAADVLGIPFYVWDFADRFKEDVIDDFVASYAAGETPNPCLRCNEKIKFAALADRAIALGFDAVATGHYAQLENGVLRRAVDADKDQSYVLGVLTAEQLSRAMFPVGDTPKDRIREEAAERGLAVANKPDSHDICFIPSGDTRAFLGAHIGVRPGSVVDADSGEVLAEHEGVHGFTIGQRKGLGVQGPAADGQPRYVTSIEPETGTVRVGSARDLEVHAITADRAVWTSGRAPSGPVECTVQVRAHGGLAEAVAEAVDGGIRISLREPLTGVAKGQAAVLYRTDPAGDIVLGSGTISGTDARPNTQ, from the coding sequence ATGCGAGTACTGGCGGCAATGAGTGGCGGCGTCGATTCCGCCGTGGCGGCGGCACGGGCAGTCGCTGCCGGACACGACGTGGTGGGCGTGCATCTCGCGCTGTCCGCCGAGCCGGGCACGCTGCGGACCGGATCCCGGGGCTGCTGCTCGAAGGAAGACGCCGGTGACGCCCGCCGTGCCGCGGACGTGCTCGGAATCCCGTTCTACGTATGGGATTTCGCCGACCGCTTCAAGGAAGACGTGATCGACGACTTCGTGGCGTCGTACGCGGCGGGGGAGACCCCCAACCCGTGCCTGCGGTGCAACGAGAAGATCAAGTTCGCGGCACTCGCGGACCGCGCGATCGCCCTCGGGTTCGACGCGGTGGCCACCGGCCACTACGCGCAGCTCGAGAACGGTGTGCTGCGCCGGGCCGTCGACGCGGACAAGGACCAGTCGTACGTGCTCGGTGTGCTCACCGCCGAGCAGCTGTCGCGGGCGATGTTCCCCGTCGGCGACACCCCGAAGGACCGGATCCGCGAAGAGGCCGCCGAACGCGGTCTCGCCGTGGCGAACAAGCCCGACAGCCACGACATCTGCTTCATCCCGTCCGGCGACACCCGGGCGTTTCTCGGCGCCCACATCGGTGTCCGCCCGGGCAGCGTCGTCGACGCCGATTCGGGCGAGGTGCTCGCGGAACATGAAGGCGTGCACGGGTTCACGATCGGCCAGCGGAAGGGCCTCGGCGTCCAGGGCCCCGCGGCCGACGGGCAGCCGCGGTACGTGACGTCGATCGAACCCGAAACCGGCACCGTCCGTGTCGGTTCGGCACGCGACCTCGAAGTGCACGCGATCACCGCGGACCGCGCCGTGTGGACGTCCGGACGCGCGCCGTCAGGACCGGTCGAATGCACCGTCCAGGTGCGCGCGCACGGCGGACTCGCCGAGGCCGTGGCGGAAGCCGTCGACGGCGGTATCCGTATCTCGCTGCGCGAACCGCTCACCGGTGTCGCGAAGGG